The genomic segment aagtgttgtcaaactgcattaattctatagcagtggttctcagcctatgggtccccaggtgttttggcctacaactcccagaaatcacagccagtttaccagctgttaggacttctgggagttgaaggccaaaacatctggggacacacaggttgagaaccactgcaatagtgtaaaccaggcctgggcaaaatTTGAGCCCTCCAAgtgtgttggacttcaattcccaccattcctaacagcctcaggccctttccttttccccctcagccgcttaagcttaagcggctgagggggaaaaggaaggggcctgaggctgttaggaatggtgggaattgaagtccaacacacctggagggttCAAattttgcccaggcctggtgtaaaCGCACTCTATGGTAGAAACACCACTTTCCCTTAAAGATAAGGGTATCAAATCTTACCGAGAGAGGCTCGTCCACTAGAGGCCGCTGTGATTTCCCGCGCCCTTTGGCTAATCTTGCGGTATCCGGGAACTCTCGCGCAAAGCCGACTCTCGTATCATCTCGCGTGCTTTCCAAGTTCCGGCCTCTTTGGTTCCCGGCTCGGCGCTATGGCGGTTGGCAAGAACAAGCGCCTCACGAAAGGAGGCAAGAAAGGCGCCAAGAAGAAAGTGTAAGTCCGGGCCGAGAAGACGcgcgggactgagaggagggcggCTGAGGGGCGGTTGTCGCCGGGGAATGGCGGATGGCTCCGATATTGGTTGGATTGAGGACCGTGGGGGGTGCTGCAGGGAAAGCAGCGCTGCTGACATGGCGGCCTGCTTAGGAAAGGAGAGGCAAAGAATAACCGTCCGGGTCCAGTTAAGCACCCGAAGACATTGTTCCGTGCCCCGAAAGTGAGGCCTTTCACAGGGTTTTTGCGGCCATCTACGATGCAGTTTGGCCCCCACTTCGGCTGCCttcgctcaatgctatggaaccttggAGGTTGTAGTTCCAGTCCCACTCCCAGGATACCATTGCATTGAGCCGTGGCGGCTAAAGTGATGCCAATcttgcatcaattctacaatgtagatcaggcataggcagacttcggccctccaggtgttttggacttcaaactcccaccattcctaacagccagcaattgtggaagtccaaaacgtgttgtcgaaagctttcatggccggaatcactgggttgctgtgagttttcctgactatatggccatgttccagaagcattctctcctgtcgtttcgcccacatttatggcaggcatcctcagaggttatgaggtctgttggaagctagatatagatcggtgggagaaagaactgatgtctgtttgaggcaagtgtgaaggttgcaattaatcactatgatgagcattgaaaagtcttgcagcttcaaggcctggctgatccTTGCCTGGAAgattttttgttgggaagtgtaagCTGGctcagattgtttcctgtctggaattccgctgttttcagacggttgttctttatttaatgattTTAGAGGGGGTTTTTTAATACAGAGAAGCcatcgaaatccacaagcatgtggacagtttcaacagaaaggaggaaaccatgaaatgaacaaaatcagtagtaaaacaaactctaaaatcaggacagtaaataaagaacaacacttagaacacaggggaattccagagaagaaacaatcggggccaactaatcacctcccaacaaaggatgcccccaggcaggaagcagccaaactttgaagctgcaaggcttttcaatgctaatcaatgtgattaattgcagcattcacacttgcctccaacagacaagagttctttctctcaccctaaatcttccacagatatataaacattgtttgcctagttttcaacaaacctcacaacctctgagcatgcctgccttaaatgtgggtgaaacaacaagagagaatgtttctggaacatggccatacagcctggaaaactcacagcaacccagaagtctaaaacacctggaggaccgaagcttgtccatacctggtgtagatgctCCCTTCATCTCCTTTGCAGCAATTTCTGCCCAAAGTCTTATCTTGCAGAGGGGGAAATTTGGTGATATCTTGCACACTTTAATTGTTATAAAGGGAAGCTAAGATGATAATTGATGATGTGGCCTTCCTGAAacagaaggagaggaaaggcattAAACTCTCCCCCATATCAGTAGCTTTCCACGTGTTTTCTGATTTGTAAGCACAGTATCTGTTGAGGTTTggttctagttttttttttttttagtcaagGCACATTGAGATGTGGTTCTGCCACAGTTTCTTCCTCTGTAATATGAACTGTGGAACCCGGTATGCATTGGTGTCTCTCACACAAGTACAAACCAGGCCTAAGCCTGCTTACCTTAATAATAGGTAAGCaggcttttttttaaatgactgatcttatacaTAGGCATTTTACCGGTAATCGTGCAGCTCTCAGCACATGTTGTACTTGTGCTGCTGCACCCCACAATGTATAgtttgcatgttctgttttatcctgcttgcatcctacttttaagtgtttgattttatagtgttttgtatagatgtttgtttgatgttgtttctgtatatgcatatgaccattggtcggagcattaataaattgattgattgatatcttaataataagctttatttatatcccaccccctctctctgaagggactcgggacgacttacaacaaaacaaacaaatctagTAAATTATATAACACAGACAATAATCACAATATAGCACAATAATGTAAACATAAATAAACAGTTTACAAGACTATTAAGCCCTCTGCTTTCAAAATTTAGATGGCAGTGACATGTTTAGGCCACATGTTGTGGGTGCACCAACACTGGAATGAATGCTGTTGGATACTACAAacagccctggctcaatgctatggaatcaggggagtttacaatctctttagccttctctgccaaagagtgctggtacctcaccaaagtacaactcccaggattctattgcTTAGAGCCATGGCAGGTTAAATTGGTCAAGCTgtgttcattctgcagtgtaggtgtGCCCCCTAATACAAATTTTTGAATAGAGGTTGCACAATCAGTCTTCATTTGGAAGCAAATGTATATAGAAAATCATATACTACATCTATCCTGAAATAGTACAGTCACAGAAGGGGTAGTCTATATTTTCCCCTGATTATCAGGGAAGCATTATAATGTTATACCAAATGCCCCATGTACCTTCCATTGAATCTCAAGGGAAGCCCTGGAAATACTCCTTTCTAAAATGCTGGGAAGCCAATTCAGGATATTGTGATGGCAGTGATGGAAATAATctgttatatacatatatgttatATACATAAGTGTATAAATTCCCTAACTGGTCATTAGTAATGTGAAATTACATTTTGTCATAAAAGGGGAGTTTCTACATTTCTTACCATAATTAGAAATCTCAAAATTGATGGCACGGATTCTGCGGGACTGCAGCAAGggctttggaagtacagtagagtctctcttatccaacataaacgggccagcagaacgttgaataagtgaaaatgttggataatgagggattaaagagaagcctattaaacatcaaattacattatggttttacaaactgagcaccaaaacatcatgttttacaacaaattgacagaaaaagcagttcaatacaccaggggtcctcaaactttttaagccgagggccggtccacaatccttcagactgctgaggggccggattatcatttgaaaaaaaatacaaacaaattccgatgcacactgcatatgtcttatttgtagtgcaaaaacaacaacaacaacaagaacaatgaaagaacaaaacaatatttaaaaataagaacaattttaaccaacatacatttatcaggatttcaatgggaagtgtggtcctgcttctggccaatgagatagtcaagttaactagggtggttgttgttgttgttgttgttgttgtgttccttcaagtcatttcagactttgggtgagcctaagtctaaaatttatttatttatttattatttactgcatttatttactacatttgtatcacacccttctcaccccaaaggggactcagagtggcttacaaattatatgtacatacaatatattattagcatagcacaatattagcattatatattactatattgaactataccactatattgtaatattatatgtaatatagaatatataattaatattattatatggtattattattagtgttatattgtattacattataatattattatcaatattatatgtatatacaatatattatattataaaactgagggcgggggccaggtaaatgacctcggagggccgcattcggcccccgggccttagtttggggacccctgcaatacacggtaacattatgtaataattactgtatttatgaatttagcaccaaagcatagcaatgtattgaaaacattgactactaaaaggcagactgcgtttgataatacagaatgttggataagtgagactctactggaaacTTCTGAGGTGATTTAAAactattttccccttttttcaaaATCAGGGTTGATCCTTTCTCAAAGAAGGACTGGTACGATGTCAAGGCCCCAGCAATGTTTAATATTCGAAACATTGGGAAGACATTAGTCACCAGGACTCAGGGAACAAGTAAGTTGCATCAGTATGAAGTCTGTGCTTTACTTCTAGTGTTGTAGGACTTGTTAGGTAATACTTGATGAATTGTGGTGCTTCTACCAATTTTTTTCATACAGTACTTGGTAATTTTAGTTTAAATGTAAGGCCTCAGGTCTTCTAATCTAAATTGAGCTGTATagggaaaatcttttttttttctatctCTGGTAAAGAAATCATAAAAGGTAGGGCTTAATCTGATTGTTAGTGTGAAGTAAAGTAGACACAGCGAATCAGTGTGAACATTAATATCGATTCCATTGATTTATTAGGTTTGTCTGGTACTGACGCTTGGACATAGGGTACCGTTTTATTATCCAGGCGGATATCCCACCAGGGGTGCTAAAGAGAGAAGGATTATctcatttggggggagggggttgaaggaggaaaaccatttctcccATTTTCGCTGGTCATTTTGCCTTCACACGGTTGTTTCCATGACAGGGACATGGGCGGGGGGGGAGTAACAGGAAAACGTGGTAATGGTTTTCCACCTTCAACCTACCTTCCACCCCCATAAATGGGGCAATCCTTTTCTCTAGTGCCCCCggtggcctctgcctggataatggaacagtactggaCAGCAGCGAACATTAGGATTATATTGTGCATTTTACTTAGAATTTTAGTAATTTATGGTGAAGAGATGATACAATTCTGAGAAATGTTTTAGATTGCAGCATTAGCTTCGTATAATGGATTTTACAATAAAGGCCTGATGAAATAATAACACTATTTAATTATTACAGAAATTGCCTCTGATGGACTTAAAGGGCGTGTGTTTGAAGTAAGTCTTGCTGACCTACAGAATGATGAAGTTGCCTTCCGTAAATTCAAATTGATCACTGAGGATGTGCAAGGAAAGAATTGTTTGACCAACTTTCATGGCATGGACCTGACACGTGACAAAATGTGCTCGATGGTCAAAAAATGGCAGGTTAGTAATGCTGGCATATAGTTGCACTAAGTTTTAAGTGTTGCATTTCTTTGTGGGATTTTTTAGACTCCATATGATGGCTAAATATTGTAGGTAGTTCTAAGGGTATTTAATCTTGTTGATCTATAATGTTTTGATATTCAAAACTTTTGTCTAAGTATGATCTTATGTtaagttttatgttttttgttaatttttttccagacAATGATTGAAGCCCACGTTGATGTAAAAACTACAGATGGATACCTTCTGCGCCTTTTCTGTGTTGGCTTCACCAAGAAGCGTACCAACCAGATTCGCAAGACTTCCTATGCCCAGCACCAGCAGGTCCGCCAAATCCGGAAGAAAATGGTGGAAATCATGACACGAGAAGTACAAACAAATGACCTGAAAGAAGTTGTCAACAAACTGTAGGTTGATCTATTTTTTAGAAAGGCAGTCCTTattctttacagtatataatgtgtAATATAGATTCCACTTTTTGTTCTTACTTTATGCTTGCACTCCAAAAAGATGTTTGAGTAAAAGCCATTCTGATGCCACTGATATGGCCCAAATTCATGCAATGCAGCATTgtataacagcagcagcatcatTTTACCTTGCCATTGTAGATAATTTTACCTGTTTCATTTTACTGGGGTGAATCCAAACTTGGTTTTAGGCAATTATTGGGTCTTAAATTGGTTATCACTTATCTGTCGTGTTAGTTTTAGTGGATTTGTTTTGCTGTATTACTTACTCTAGCTTGATCCCATTGTAGATATTTGTAGATAATTTCTTCAGCCATACTTGAGATTAAGTTTTTCTTTCAGGCATTGTAATACTGCATAAATCACAGGTGgtaatcagattttttttaattaaaaggaaaaaaattaagtttTAGTTGATGTAAGATGACAACATTCCATTTTACAAAGAGGCAATTGTACTGGTTTTGATGCTATCTACTACTGTGCTCACATCACCCATATAAAGGTTTTCTGTACTATCCATATCACATTGGATGGCAAGTCAATAATTTTAGTTTGAAAATAGATCACATCATCTGTTTTGCAACATGGGGACAATCCCAACTGCAAGTGGACATCAGAGGCCACTATCATAAAAAATGTCACGTTTCTATGTATCTTTATTTCTGTTAGTTTTGGTAATTTAGGAGAATGCTAAGTGAAAAGTTTCTTTCTTTTAGGATTCCAGACAGCATTGGTAAAGATATAGAAAAGGCATGTCAGTCAATCTATCCCCTTCATGATGTCTATGTTCGTAAAGTCAAGATGCTTAAGAAACCCAAATTTGAATGTAAGTATTGTTTTATATATCAAAAGATTATCATTCAGTATATTAATTTGGTATGGGAATGAATGATGACACCTTGTTTCGGTCCCATATGAGTCAGTGATTATGCTTTTCTAATGCTGACATTCCCATACACCATAAAAAGAGTAATTTTAAAAGCTTTGTGAAAGATATAAAACAAATGTTCAAGCAGCTTAATATGAAATGTGGTTGGATTTCTTAAAGGCCCATGAATTAATTTGAACTTGAATTTTCCTTTGTAGTGGGCAAGCTGATGGAACTGcatggtgaaggtggtggtgctgGAAAGCCATCCAGTGATGAAGCTGGTGCCAAGGTAGAACGGGCTGATGGGTATGAGCCCCCTGTGCAAGAATCTGTCTAAACTCAGTTAATaagaacacaaaataaaaacaaaagatttAATATATCCTCTGGTGATGTGTTTTTGTGTGGGacacttgcttttattttattgtggtttGCTAAAGGTCTCTGACTGGGAAGCGATTTAATTAGTTGGAATTTTCTATTTCACTTTAATTTTGGGAGCAAAATTGGTCAAAGTGTTTCTGTTACGTTTCAGGGTAGCTTGGTTGCAGCTTGTGCTATTTTGACAGTAAATATGTACTTATAAAATCTGGGAATGTACCTACACATCCTTTCTACTATCCAAAAAAAAGCTCTGTCCACTGTATGTTGGTTTCGTCTGTGCATTGACATGAGCCATAATGTCACTATATATAGAACAACTAGCTGGTTTCATCCAGACTTCAGATAGGTAGCAGAAGAAGCTGGCAGGCAGGGCTCTTCAGTTTCACCTGGGATTGGATTCTTGTCTTGCCCTACTTGGAAATCCATGGTGTTCTTTAGGTCTCTTTAGTTCAAGTACTAAGAAGGCCCATACCAGTTCACATGACAAGCTGTGTCTAGGATGGTAAGTTAAGTATAATGTGCTTAAAACATCACATTCAAGCTTTAGGTATATGGGATGTAAGATTAGGATTATACCTACACTTTTTACTGACACTGTATTTTAAGAGCCCTTTAGGTGGCACTGTTGGAATGAGACTAGCACATTTGCCAACAGTTTGCAAAACAGATGACTCAGCCAGATGCTTATTTAAATTTATGAAATGCTAATAAATACAACAGCACCAATTTACTGTCTCacaaaataattaatgcatttttcaTTAACAAGGCCAAAGAAACCCACCCGGAATTTGAAGTACCATTAAATATCAGAATTAGCTCTTGATCAAAATATGAGTGTTTGTTATTCTAATGTTTCAAACAAGTAAACATCGTGTTCAGTCTGCTTAGAATTGGCTTTCAGTAAACACCTCAAGTGAACTTTCACAGCTAATGCCATAGTCTACATTTAAGAGTTGCACTGAATTTTGTATTAAAATAAATTGACCTAAGCACGTGGTGGGTTCAACTTTTCTCTACGGCAAGAAgggaaatgttgtttttaaaataggaGGAGCCCATATTTTACATTCAATCATTATGCTATCATTTGGATGCAATTATTTTCCTTACTGTGCATCTGTTGGATGAATGATACTTCTGGCTTTGCAGCCATTTTCCTTTGATGATGAGCTCACCAACTTACAAAGCAGTTCATGGCtacttaaaaatatacatatttataagGTATTCATATttacttctgtttttaaaaaatgaaacatgtCAGACTTAAGATGATCTTTCCATACAAAAGGTTAATTACCTAATAAGTAGACACCAAGATGCAAAATCTATGGATTGAGTTAGAAAATATGCTAACTGCTAACACCAGAGAAATACTAGTGTACCTTAAAAGGTTAAAATGTTCAATTACAATAGAAATTTGTGAAGTTGTATCAAGCATTTTCCAATACCTAAACATGTTCACTTGAGATAAAAATCTTTTTGTGAAAATGACATTTCTGCATCCTCAAAAGTACTAcagtagtttcacttatccaacactcgcttatccaacgttctggattatccaacgcatttttggagtccatgttttcaatatattgtgatattttgggactaaattcataaatacagtaattactacatagcattactgcatattgaactactttttctgccaaatttgttgtctaacatgatgttttggtgcttaatttgtaaaatcataacctaatttgatgtttaataggcttttccttaatgcctccttattatccaacatattcgcttatccaacattctgccggcccgtttatgttggataagtgagactctactgtaattatagtacagtaggagtctcacttatccaagataaacgggctggcagaacattggataagcaaaaaggttggataatgagggattaagaaaaaagcctattaaacataaaattacattatgattttacaaattaagcaccaaaataatgttttacaagaaattgacagaaaaagcagttcaatacacagtaatgttatatagtaattactatatttacgaatttagcaccaaaacattgcaacatttactactaaaaggcagacctccttggataatacagcattggataagtgaagcttggataagtgagactctactttcaatttttttaaaagtacacttATTTTGAGCCCAATTTTTATGCAGAGGAAATAAACCCTGAGGAAAGCAAATGCTTTGATTGATCAGGGGGAACCAGCATTAATGTCAAGATACAATTAACATGGTGAAGTGATTTGAGCGTTGGACTAGGATTTGAGTCTTTGTtgggctatggaaacccattgagtgcgAGTCATACTCTCAGCACCAGAAAACTCagtagatttgccttagggtcagaaatcagaaatgacttgaagacaaataATTTTTTCACCCCAGTAATAAAATAGGTAATAGTAACAAAAGGGATAGGTTTCTAAATGGTCATTGTATGTGACAACCACCCAATAGACCAGGtacaggcaaacttcagccctccagatattttggatttcaactcaagaaatcccagccagtttactggctgttagtaattgtgggagttaaagtccaaaacacttggagggctgaagtttgcccatgccttcttaTAGATCACCAAAGCATAGCCACTGGAAATTGGCTTTCTTGTCCATTACACCCATGCGCAAGGGTGCGTGGATAGGGCTTATTAAGTCGAATGGAGCCACCATGCATTAGATTTAACATACTTTCCTCCATTTCCAAACTACTGGGAGAACTTTGGTTTGACTAGTGTCAACATCATTTTTAGCCAGGGGAAGCATTTCATTGCAGCATTACTAATTTATATCATATGCTCCCTATTTACTTGGCATATTTTGCTAGAACGGGATTCCCCTTAAAGCCTTGATCATCCCAGCAATCTGCCATGCTATAGCTGCCCAATATAGTTCACATGTCTTGAAGGACAAGACAGTTCATCActcatttcctgttgtgtcaACACTGAAGTCATTAAAAGCACAGCTAGGTTTTTCAGACTCATCATTTCTTTGGAGTGGCAGGGGTTCCAATTTTTCAGTGCTTCATATTGCCATTATACAAGCTCTATCTGCTCACCGTGTCTTCAGTTCAATGGAGCTGTACTTCCACATATTTGTTTTGTAAAGGCTCCTCTTGTTCCATGCCATATATATTTGTTTCAAATACTATGTGATCAAGCATGTTTTCTATTAGAAACACTTCAAATGTTTTAGCACTTTTTGGATAGTCTCTGGCTGCTTTGTGATAAAATGTCAGGATGTCCTCTGAAGTTCATTGCATCTCTGCCTCTCATGAAACCAGGATTTATGCttgatctttattattattttggacagAAAAGCACCT from the Anolis carolinensis isolate JA03-04 chromosome 5, rAnoCar3.1.pri, whole genome shotgun sequence genome contains:
- the rps3a gene encoding small ribosomal subunit protein eS1 — translated: MAVGKNKRLTKGGKKGAKKKVVDPFSKKDWYDVKAPAMFNIRNIGKTLVTRTQGTKIASDGLKGRVFEVSLADLQNDEVAFRKFKLITEDVQGKNCLTNFHGMDLTRDKMCSMVKKWQTMIEAHVDVKTTDGYLLRLFCVGFTKKRTNQIRKTSYAQHQQVRQIRKKMVEIMTREVQTNDLKEVVNKLIPDSIGKDIEKACQSIYPLHDVYVRKVKMLKKPKFELGKLMELHGEGGGAGKPSSDEAGAKVERADGYEPPVQESV